GGTACCGCTACCGGGTGCTGCCACGAGACCATCTTCAAGGCCACCCGAGACGTGGCCATGGCTATTGGCGATGATTGGCGGGGATTATAGCGCGGAGGAGGTTTCTTCGCAGTCGATCTCGACTCCCAACTCGTCGGCGATCTCATCCAGCTCGTCGTGCAGACCGTCGATGCTCACATCCTCGGCAACGCTGATGGTGCACTCGGCGGTAAACAGCGGCTCGCCACTCCAGGGCGTGCTGCCGTAGCGGGTGTCCAGTGTTTCCATATTGATCTTGCGCGCGGCCAGGGCGCGGGAAATCTCTTTGACGATACCCGGGCGGTCGTTGCCCACCAGCTTCAGTTGCAGGGTCTGGCGGGAATCGGCAGCCACCGCAAGAGCGTCCTCGATCTGCAGTTTGAAGTCATCTCCCGCCAGATTCTGCAGAGCGTCCTTCAGGGCCGCACTATCGCCCGCCGCCACACTGACCCGCAGGATACCGGCAAACTTGCCGGCAAAGTGCGCCATCCGGCTGTCTTCCCAGTTGCCGCCATTTTCCGCTACCGCGGAGGAGAGCATTTCCACCACACCGGGTTTGTCGTCGCTGATGATGGAAATGACAAGGTGCTGTTGCATGAGGGTTTCCTTACTGGCACTGCTAAATCGATTAACTTGGTGAATTGTAGCCAGTGTGACCCCCGGTGGGCAAAGTTCTGCCAATCACTCGCCGGGGAACTGGCAACGCAGGGCACTGTCTTTACAAGGGGCCGCCAGCAGTGTTGAATCAGCGGCCGTGGGAAGAATAATTTACAGGAGAGTCTTGGATGAAACTGATTCATTGGGTGGCCGGTATGGCCTGTGCGGTATCCATGGCGGGCGCGGCGCAAGCCAATCCGCTGCAACAGGCGATTGACGGCGAGCATCGCACCGCGAAGTACGCCGCGCGTGACGAGTACCGGCACCCCGCGGAAACCCTGGAATTCTTCCAGGTGAAGCCGGACATGGCGGTTGTCGAGATCTGGCCGGGCGGCGGCTGGTACACGGAGATTCTGGCCCCCGCACTGAAAGACGAAGGCACTTTCTATGCGGCGCATTTCCCCAAGGACACCCAGGTTGGCTACTTCAAGCGCTCCCGCGAAGCCTTTGAAAAGCGCATGGCGGAAAAGAAAGACATGTACGGCGCGGTAAAATTGACCGAGTTTGCACCGGGTGGCGACAGCGAGATTGCGCCGGCGGGCTCCGCAGACGCCGTACTGACCTTCCGCAACGTGCACAACTGGATGGGTGGCAACAATGAACAGGCGGCCTTCAAGACCTTTTACAAGGCGCTGAAGCCGGGTGGTGTGCTAGGTGTTGTGGAGCACCGTGCTAAGCCGGGCACCAGCCGCGAAGACATGAAAAAGAGCGGCTATGTAACACAGGATTACGTGATCGAGCTGGCGAAAAATGCCGGCTTTGAGCTGGAAGAAGCCAGCGAGATCAATGCAAATCCGAAAGACACCGCGGACCATCCGAAAGGTGTCTGGACCCTGCCGCCCTCTCTGCGCCTGGGCGATGAAGACAAAGACAAGTATCTGGCGATCGGCGAAAGTGATCGTATGACCTTGAGGTTCCGCAAGCCCAAGTCCTGATACCTCTTTTGGATTGAAGCTAAAATGCCCCGGAACCCCGGGGCATTTTTTTATCAGTAATTGACAGGTAGCCAATGATTATTCCGCACCATCAACTCGACCCGGAAACCCTGCAGAACCTGCTGGAGGAATACGCCACCCGTGACGGTACCGATTACGGCGAGCGCGAGGTGAGCCTGGCCGACAAGGTGGCCAACCTGCGGCGGCAGTTGCACAACAAGTCTGTGGTGATCTGGTTTGAGCCCGGTGAGGAGTCGATCAATTTAATTCTTGCCGAAGACATCCCCGCAGGCGGAGCTTCCTGATGTCGGCTGACTGGCTGCTGGATAAACCTACGCAAAGTCCCTCTGCCTGGTTTCTGTTTGCCCACGGTGCCGGTGCGCCGATGGACAGCGATTTCATGCAGGCGTTGGCACACATGCTCGCGATGCAGGGTATCGGTGTGGTGCGGTTTGAGTTTCCGTATATGGCAGAGCGGCGTGTGACGGGTAAGCGCCGTCCGCCCAACAAAATGGATGTGCTGCTGGAGGCATTTCAGGTGCACATCGCGCGGGTAGCGGAGGAGTTACCCGCAGCGCCACTGTTTATCGGTGGTAAATCCATGGGCGGCCGGGTGGCCAGCATGTTGGCGCAGGAGAATTATCAGCGGGGCGCCGTGGCCGGTGCCGTGTGCCTGGGCTACCCCTTTCATCCGCCGGGCAAGCCGGAAAAGCTGCGCACCGAGCACCTGCAAACACTTACCTGCCCGACACTGATTGTGCAGGGCACGCGGGATAAGTTGGGGAGCCGTGAGGAGGTGGCGGATTACGGGTTGTCTTCCGCCATTGCGCTGGCCTGGCTGGAAGATGGGGACCACGACTTCAAGCCGCGCAAGGCCAGCGGTTTTACCCAGCAGCAGCACTGGCAGGCTACTGCGGATTATGCGGCGGCGTTTATGCGCGCTCGAGAATCGTAATCTTTTCCTCGTGCGCCAGCATGGGGGCCAGTTGTGCCAGCTGTTCCCGGCGCTCTTCGCTGTTGTA
The nucleotide sequence above comes from Microbulbifer salipaludis. Encoded proteins:
- a CDS encoding YheU family protein, with product MIIPHHQLDPETLQNLLEEYATRDGTDYGEREVSLADKVANLRRQLHNKSVVIWFEPGEESINLILAEDIPAGGAS
- a CDS encoding alpha/beta family hydrolase translates to MSADWLLDKPTQSPSAWFLFAHGAGAPMDSDFMQALAHMLAMQGIGVVRFEFPYMAERRVTGKRRPPNKMDVLLEAFQVHIARVAEELPAAPLFIGGKSMGGRVASMLAQENYQRGAVAGAVCLGYPFHPPGKPEKLRTEHLQTLTCPTLIVQGTRDKLGSREEVADYGLSSAIALAWLEDGDHDFKPRKASGFTQQQHWQATADYAAAFMRARES
- a CDS encoding glycine cleavage system protein R, giving the protein MQQHLVISIISDDKPGVVEMLSSAVAENGGNWEDSRMAHFAGKFAGILRVSVAAGDSAALKDALQNLAGDDFKLQIEDALAVAADSRQTLQLKLVGNDRPGIVKEISRALAARKINMETLDTRYGSTPWSGEPLFTAECTISVAEDVSIDGLHDELDEIADELGVEIDCEETSSAL
- a CDS encoding class I SAM-dependent methyltransferase, giving the protein MKLIHWVAGMACAVSMAGAAQANPLQQAIDGEHRTAKYAARDEYRHPAETLEFFQVKPDMAVVEIWPGGGWYTEILAPALKDEGTFYAAHFPKDTQVGYFKRSREAFEKRMAEKKDMYGAVKLTEFAPGGDSEIAPAGSADAVLTFRNVHNWMGGNNEQAAFKTFYKALKPGGVLGVVEHRAKPGTSREDMKKSGYVTQDYVIELAKNAGFELEEASEINANPKDTADHPKGVWTLPPSLRLGDEDKDKYLAIGESDRMTLRFRKPKS